The proteins below come from a single Candidatus Methylomirabilis tolerans genomic window:
- a CDS encoding NTP transferase domain-containing protein has protein sequence MQKTQFHREAGQSKLHIIVLAAGTGSRLRPHTENLPKAMIPLPDGQSLLGHTLSLLDKDPLVGDIIIVGGYEYDVLRCYVETQWNGRCRIVFNPDYAAKGPVYSVLRGLEQCPAGCFVAIMNGDTWFSESALRRVTSMAADAAVTTLLFGLHATEPAADDIKILADEGRIQRVGKGIGGAQMISAGCCLLPPRAIARLRRILTSIESGHHPEVETWHEALNHLLEAGETIEFRSLPRDEWQEIDDEGDLAKLAHRMGVCRKSGAI, from the coding sequence ATGCAGAAAACGCAATTTCATCGCGAAGCTGGCCAGTCCAAATTGCATATCATTGTGCTCGCGGCAGGTACAGGCTCGCGACTGCGCCCCCATACCGAAAATCTTCCCAAGGCGATGATCCCACTGCCGGATGGCCAGTCGTTGTTGGGCCATACCCTTTCCCTGCTGGACAAGGATCCCCTGGTCGGTGACATTATCATTGTCGGCGGTTACGAGTACGACGTATTGCGCTGCTACGTCGAGACTCAGTGGAACGGTCGGTGTCGGATAGTCTTCAACCCGGACTATGCAGCAAAGGGCCCCGTGTATTCCGTGCTGCGCGGCCTCGAACAGTGTCCTGCAGGATGTTTCGTTGCCATCATGAATGGTGATACGTGGTTTAGCGAGTCGGCCCTGCGTCGAGTGACCAGTATGGCTGCTGATGCGGCTGTGACGACGTTGCTGTTTGGTTTGCATGCGACCGAGCCTGCAGCGGACGACATAAAGATTCTTGCTGATGAGGGCCGGATTCAGCGCGTGGGTAAGGGGATCGGTGGGGCGCAGATGATTTCTGCCGGATGTTGCCTGCTGCCGCCGCGCGCTATTGCACGACTGCGTCGGATCCTTACTTCCATTGAGTCTGGGCATCACCCGGAGGTCGAGACATGGCACGAGGCACTCAATCACCTGCTGGAAGCCGGCGAAACGATTGAGTTTCGTTCTTTGCCGCGGGATGAGTGGCAAGAGATTGACGATGAGGGCGATTTAGCGAAGCTGGCTCATCGGATGGGCGTATGCCGTAAGTCTGGGGCGATATAA
- a CDS encoding nucleotidyltransferase family protein, giving the protein MKNIPPLTAIVLAADRIPDDPVARAAGVSCKALVPVGGIPMVLRVLGALAEAEGIGDRVLCGPAWHAVETHEELHRLSVSGQIKWVEARETPSSSVLAVMQSLSQEDPVLLVTADHALLNAQLVDYFCSEARMRGADVVVGLAAYDIVAAAYPQMRRTVLRFRDGGVCGCNLYAFLTAKGRSLIGFWGQVEALRKKPVRLISKLGWVSALGFFFGWLSLHQAIAQLSRRLNLSIDVVMLPFPEAALDVDTVRDWELAQRIAERNRF; this is encoded by the coding sequence ATGAAAAACATACCGCCGTTGACTGCGATTGTCCTAGCGGCAGATCGTATACCGGACGATCCCGTGGCGCGTGCGGCGGGTGTCTCGTGCAAGGCGCTGGTCCCTGTCGGAGGTATCCCCATGGTCCTTCGCGTGTTGGGCGCCTTGGCCGAGGCGGAAGGGATCGGCGATCGGGTCTTATGCGGGCCTGCGTGGCACGCAGTGGAAACACATGAGGAACTTCATCGCCTGAGCGTCAGCGGGCAGATAAAATGGGTTGAGGCTCGCGAGACACCCAGTTCCAGCGTGCTCGCCGTCATGCAGTCACTTTCGCAGGAAGACCCGGTTCTGTTGGTGACGGCGGACCATGCCCTCCTGAACGCTCAACTGGTCGATTATTTCTGCTCTGAGGCTCGGATGAGAGGGGCTGATGTCGTTGTCGGGCTGGCCGCATACGACATTGTGGCGGCGGCCTACCCACAGATGCGGCGTACAGTACTCAGGTTCCGTGACGGAGGCGTTTGTGGCTGCAACCTCTACGCGTTCCTGACTGCGAAAGGCCGCTCCCTGATCGGCTTCTGGGGGCAAGTGGAGGCGTTACGCAAGAAACCGGTCCGGCTTATCTCGAAGCTGGGATGGGTTTCCGCCCTGGGATTTTTCTTCGGATGGCTCTCTCTTCATCAGGCTATTGCCCAACTCTCGCGGCGTCTGAACCTTTCGATCGACGTTGTCATGCTCCCATTTCCCGAGGCGGCATTGGATGTGGATACGGTACGTGATTGGGAGTTGGCTCAAAGAATCGCTGAGCGCAACCGTTTCTAA
- a CDS encoding FkbM family methyltransferase produces the protein MVKMRWWDLLRARSAFGRMIRDIDENITLTLVDVGSVGGIKDRWRLLEGRVHSYCFDPREGATPREEPGRTILPFAVGRAQGTTDFYCTRFGNMSSMFRPNADTLYRFQDRETKAEVVSVEQLEVRRLDDVIPESTVDALKIDAQGGEMEVLLGAQKLLKSGLLLAEVEVSFIERYSPAAIRGYCSLYALIRL, from the coding sequence ATGGTCAAGATGCGCTGGTGGGATTTGCTGCGCGCACGTTCCGCGTTCGGGCGCATGATCCGAGACATCGATGAGAACATTACGCTTACGCTCGTCGATGTCGGCTCGGTCGGAGGGATCAAGGACCGGTGGCGGCTGTTAGAAGGGCGAGTACACAGCTATTGCTTCGATCCGCGTGAGGGCGCTACGCCTCGAGAGGAGCCCGGCAGAACCATACTGCCGTTTGCGGTGGGTCGCGCGCAGGGTACGACGGATTTCTACTGTACCCGCTTCGGAAACATGAGTTCCATGTTTCGACCCAATGCGGACACGCTGTATCGGTTTCAGGATCGTGAAACTAAAGCCGAGGTCGTGTCCGTCGAGCAACTGGAGGTTCGGCGTCTTGACGACGTCATTCCCGAATCTACGGTCGATGCCCTGAAGATAGACGCGCAAGGCGGCGAAATGGAGGTCTTGCTGGGGGCGCAGAAGCTGCTCAAGTCAGGCCTGTTGCTGGCAGAAGTTGAGGTCTCCTTTATTGAGCGCTATAGCCCAGCCGCTATTCGGGGATATTGTAGCCTGTATGCGCTCATACGGCTTTGA
- a CDS encoding GNAT family N-acetyltransferase has product MQTALEPVRIEPINKSRDLRRFIRVPWSIYSDDPAWVPHLLLERQEQFSRRHPYFAHARSCFWLAYRGTKPVGRISAQIDALYEARYQDATGFFGLLEAEDDAETFRALLSTAEIWLRGQGMLRIRGPFNLSINQECGLLVEGYETPPMIMMGHARPYYAGRLAAEGYQGVKDLLAYHLATHFTPPELMRAVLSRAEGLIRIRPMRRSRLSEELTILREIYEDAWSGNWGFIPFTEEEFRHLGRSLRLLVEDEYVQIAEVDGVPAAMIVAFPNINEAIGDLNGRLCPFGWLKLLWRLKVQHPKTARVALMGVRKRFQGTALGTALAFMLIDAVRSHGIRRGVQTVELSWILEDNKPMRNMLAMIGGVPYKRYRIYEKALR; this is encoded by the coding sequence GTGCAAACAGCGCTTGAGCCTGTACGAATCGAACCGATAAACAAGTCGCGGGACCTTCGACGGTTCATTCGCGTCCCCTGGTCGATCTATAGCGATGATCCTGCATGGGTCCCTCACCTGCTGCTCGAGCGGCAGGAGCAGTTCTCCCGGCGGCACCCGTACTTTGCCCACGCGCGCAGTTGTTTCTGGCTCGCCTACCGCGGGACAAAGCCTGTCGGTCGAATCAGCGCTCAGATTGATGCGTTATATGAGGCACGGTATCAGGATGCTACCGGATTTTTCGGCCTGCTCGAAGCCGAGGATGACGCTGAAACGTTTCGTGCGTTATTGAGTACAGCGGAAATCTGGCTGCGTGGCCAAGGGATGTTGCGCATCCGCGGCCCATTCAACCTTTCGATCAACCAGGAGTGCGGGTTGCTCGTAGAGGGGTACGAAACACCTCCGATGATCATGATGGGCCATGCCCGCCCGTACTACGCAGGTCGGCTCGCGGCCGAGGGATATCAGGGCGTAAAGGACCTATTAGCCTATCATCTTGCTACACATTTCACACCTCCAGAACTCATGCGGGCCGTTTTGAGCCGAGCGGAAGGGCTCATACGGATCAGGCCGATGCGCCGGTCACGCCTGAGCGAAGAGCTTACTATTCTTCGAGAGATCTACGAGGATGCGTGGTCGGGCAACTGGGGCTTCATTCCCTTTACAGAGGAGGAGTTTCGACACCTCGGGCGCAGCCTGCGACTGCTGGTTGAGGATGAGTATGTGCAGATTGCGGAAGTAGATGGGGTGCCGGCTGCGATGATTGTTGCCTTCCCGAACATCAATGAGGCGATAGGCGATCTGAATGGACGTTTGTGTCCGTTTGGCTGGCTCAAGCTCTTATGGCGGCTTAAAGTTCAGCATCCGAAAACGGCTCGCGTCGCCCTGATGGGCGTGCGCAAACGTTTCCAGGGAACCGCACTGGGGACTGCGCTGGCGTTTATGCTCATCGACGCCGTGCGAAGTCATGGCATCAGGCGTGGAGTTCAGACGGTTGAGCTCTCCTGGATATTGGAGGACAATAAGCCGATGCGAAATATGCTTGCCATGATAGGGGGGGTGCCTTACAAACGCTACCGTATCTATGAAAAGGCATTGAGATGA
- a CDS encoding CDP-glycerol glycerophosphotransferase family protein: protein MTTNETVSGNDVTSKTAPRENRLGSAAFSVGILLLLPLLSPCVILLRALARLVPKKKDLILLIPRFGGGLNGNLKYFYLYLATHHARDCEFYLLTHWRATARLLSEHGLPVLLHPSPRSIVKLLRARSVVLESTDWWRRLKSLFALYATTFQIWHGNGMKRVSMTNKKITAMLHNSKPFRWLLDWCNIYPTYDVVFFASRLQRERRGASFRMKEAALNGQPRNDVFFGTDVGSSLVGCDSATTEKIRAAAIAGKRVVLYSPTWRPPDEIQPTQVLDLDELNTFALRHNLLIVWKAHPKDSATAREHEVLIVMDKNADVYPIMGYADCMITDYSSIYMDYILLDRPIVFFPYDLEHYLWKRGVQHDYNAITPGPKCLTQAQMQQALREILIDGDDAWRNAREKVRRDFYEYQDGRSCERLFAEIRKRGRF, encoded by the coding sequence ATGACGACGAACGAGACGGTATCGGGCAACGACGTAACCAGTAAGACAGCGCCACGGGAAAATCGGCTTGGGAGTGCCGCCTTTTCGGTCGGGATCCTACTCTTGCTCCCCCTGCTGTCTCCTTGTGTCATCCTCTTGCGTGCTCTGGCTCGCCTGGTTCCGAAGAAAAAAGATTTGATCTTACTGATTCCGAGGTTCGGCGGCGGACTCAACGGAAATCTGAAATACTTCTACCTCTACCTCGCCACACATCATGCTCGGGATTGTGAATTCTATCTATTGACACATTGGCGTGCAACGGCCCGGTTGCTGTCCGAACACGGGTTACCGGTTTTGCTCCATCCCAGTCCTCGTTCCATCGTCAAGCTGCTGCGGGCGCGCTCCGTGGTACTGGAGAGTACCGACTGGTGGCGTCGGCTGAAGTCGTTGTTTGCCCTGTACGCCACCACATTTCAGATCTGGCACGGTAACGGCATGAAGCGAGTTTCCATGACGAATAAAAAGATTACTGCCATGCTGCACAATTCCAAACCATTCCGCTGGCTTCTTGACTGGTGCAACATCTACCCCACCTATGACGTGGTCTTCTTCGCGTCGCGGCTGCAGCGCGAGCGGCGAGGCGCTTCCTTCCGGATGAAAGAGGCCGCACTCAATGGCCAGCCCCGTAACGATGTTTTTTTCGGTACCGATGTTGGCTCCAGCCTCGTCGGCTGCGACAGTGCGACCACCGAGAAGATCCGTGCTGCGGCCATTGCCGGAAAGCGCGTAGTCCTGTACAGCCCGACCTGGCGCCCTCCAGATGAGATCCAGCCTACACAGGTGCTCGACCTCGACGAGCTCAACACCTTTGCTCTTCGTCACAATCTTCTGATTGTCTGGAAGGCACACCCCAAGGATAGCGCTACAGCGCGAGAACATGAGGTACTCATCGTGATGGATAAGAATGCGGATGTATATCCGATTATGGGTTATGCCGACTGCATGATTACCGATTACTCGTCCATCTATATGGACTACATCCTTCTTGATCGGCCCATCGTCTTCTTTCCATACGACCTGGAACACTATCTCTGGAAGCGAGGTGTTCAGCACGACTACAATGCCATTACGCCGGGCCCGAAGTGCCTGACACAGGCCCAGATGCAGCAAGCGCTTCGCGAGATCCTCATCGATGGAGACGATGCCTGGCGCAACGCGCGTGAGAAGGTAAGGCGGGACTTCTATGAGTATCAGGATGGCCGCTCATGCGAGCGCCTCTTCGCCGAAATTCGCAAGAGAGGTAGATTCTGA